A region of the Bacteroidota bacterium genome:
ACTTTGGAACGCATGCAAAATCCGCTCTGGAAAGTTTTTTATTTGTCGTTTGTTGTTGTGGGAATTTACCACGGCTTGAACGGAGTCTGGGGAGTTGTGCGCGATTTTAAAATGAAAAGATGGTTGAGTATGACGATTCTCGGTGCGATGATTATTTTGGGCATCGCCTTTGCAGTTTTCGGATTTATGAATGTGTTGGTATTTTAGATTTTAGAATGAAACAAAAAAGAAATTAA
Encoded here:
- the sdhD gene encoding succinate dehydrogenase, hydrophobic membrane anchor protein, translating into MPYKHLGSRNSGAPGWLFQRITGIVLIVAMVGHYILMHYTPTSGHSFASTLERMQNPLWKVFYLSFVVVGIYHGLNGVWGVVRDFKMKRWLSMTILGAMIILGIAFAVFGFMNVLVF